In bacterium, the genomic window GAGAGATCCAGCTTGAAAAATTTTCCGAGAAGGAAAAGGGTAAAAAGATCTACTGTAATGCCCACATGGAATCCAAGGCGATCCGGAAATACTGCCCGATCGACGATGAATCCCAGAATCTATTAAAGACCGCGATCGAGAAATTCGGGCTTTCGGCCCGGGCTTACGACAAGATCCTCAAAGTCGGCCGAACCATCGCGGACCTGGAGAACACAAGCAACATCAAGATCCAGCACATCGCCGAGGCGATACAGTACCGGAGTCTGGACATAGACGTCTGGCAGAAATTGTAAATATACAATTTCTTGGATGGATGACAGCTATAAACAATAGATAACAGTGATGAGTGTAATGATTACAGTTATGCAATCCTTATAATAACTTGAACAAAATCAAAAGTATTATCATTTTATAAAATACTTTAAACTAAAAAATAACTCCTGCAATTTCAGAAGAAAATAGGCATAAAAGTATAAAAAGTATGGCAGGTCAATTTTGTCCCACGCATACGGTAAAATCACTGTCCATCAAATACACACTGCCACAAACAGGAAAGGTGAGAATCTCGCTATATGACGTCTCGGGCAGGTTGGTGAAGAATCTGGTTGATGACGTTCAGAAACCGGGCGCATATACACGAAGCTGTGACACCGGTGATCTCGGCTTATCCAGGGGTGTATATTTTGTACGACTGGAGACAGATGACCGGGCGCTCGTTCAAAAGGCGATCGTGGTAAGGTAAAGTTTCAATACACGACGAATAAAGACCCTTATCCTCCCATCCTTCACGAAAAGGATGGGAGGATATTTTTTTATATTTGAAGACTCCATTCTAAACTAGAGAAGGATTCTGTCTTGATTTTTCGATTAATTTCATTATAATTATCAGCTTAAATTCAACAAGGAGCGCGTATGATAATCACTTTCCTGGGTCATGCCGCCTTCCTGATCACCTCGGAAAGCGGGGCAAAGATAGTAACCGATCCATACAAGTCTGGCTGTTTTAACGGAGGTATCCAATATACAGCGATCACGGAAACCGTCGACATCGTTACGATTTCGCATGAGCATGATGATCACAATGATACAACACTAAAAGGAAAACCCAAATACATCCGGGGACCGGGCAAGCATGAGGTCAAAGGTATCACTATAAACGGCACCGAAGTCTTCCACGATACAAGCTCCGGGAAAGAGCGCGGTAAGAACACGGTATTCAACATGCTGGTCGACAGCGTGCATGTCGTGCACCTGGGCGACCTCGGTCACAAGCTATCTCAGGCCGATGTTGACAAGATCGGCAAAGCCGATATTTTGCTGATCCCGGTGGGCGGTTACTTTACCATCGATGCCAAAACGGCCTGGGATGTCATCAATGCACTCAAACCAAAGATCGTCATTCCGATGCATTACAAAACCGATAAATGCGGATTCCCAATCGCACCGGTGGACGACTTTATCACTGGCAGGGACGTGGTTTCGATCGACAAGGAGTTGAAGATCGACCATTCAAGGCTTCCCGAGTCGATGACGGTCTATGTCCTTAAGCCAACCAAATAAGATCAGTTAAAGGATAAAAATTTAAAATGAAGGAGGACAAGTGAGAGAAATACAACCAAGCGCGATCACCGACACCGTCACCAGATTATGCAAGGACGCGAATTATTTCCTTGGTGATGATGTTTACAACGCGTTGAAACAGGGATTAAGCAAGGAAGAATCGCCGACCGGCAAGGATATTCTCAATCAGCTGCTCAAAAACGCGGACATCGCGAAAACCGAACAGATACCGATCTGCCAGGACTGCGGTTTCGCGGTCATCTTCCTTGAGATCGGTCAGGACGCCTGGGTTAAAGGCAATGTCATCGAAGCGATAAATGAAGGCGTGCGCCGCGGCTATACCGACGGATACCTTCGGAAATCGATCCTTGCCGATCCGATCCAGGGAAAAAACACCAATGACAACACGCCCGCCATCATCCACACGACT contains:
- a CDS encoding T9SS type A sorting domain-containing protein, encoding MAGQFCPTHTVKSLSIKYTLPQTGKVRISLYDVSGRLVKNLVDDVQKPGAYTRSCDTGDLGLSRGVYFVRLETDDRALVQKAIVVR
- a CDS encoding MBL fold metallo-hydrolase, whose translation is MIITFLGHAAFLITSESGAKIVTDPYKSGCFNGGIQYTAITETVDIVTISHEHDDHNDTTLKGKPKYIRGPGKHEVKGITINGTEVFHDTSSGKERGKNTVFNMLVDSVHVVHLGDLGHKLSQADVDKIGKADILLIPVGGYFTIDAKTAWDVINALKPKIVIPMHYKTDKCGFPIAPVDDFITGRDVVSIDKELKIDHSRLPESMTVYVLKPTK